A window of bacterium genomic DNA:
TGACGGCCTGAGACAAGTCACGCTACATTATTACCTCGGCTGTAGACATTACAGGAGACGGACATGTTTGGCAAGCAAATCCTTTTGGTGCTCACCGCGCACCTGATTCTCGTGCTCTTTTCCGCATCTCTATTTGCTGCGCCGCCCGCCCCAAGCCCTTGGCGCCTGCAGATGGAATCCAATCTCGGCCTGGCCCAATCCAGCTATTCGAACAATTGGGTTGGTGGCGAAGCCGGTTCCATGACGTGGGTGTCCAACTTCCTGGGCAAAGCCGAACGGCAATTTTCCACGTCCTGGTTTGAAGGCAATGAGTTGAAGCTGCAATTCGGCCAGACCCATTCTCAGCGGCAGTCGGACAAGCATTGGCTTCCGCCCCAAAAGTCTGCGGACCAGATCCGCTATGACGGCATCGTCCGTTACACTCGCGGCTGGTTTGTGGATCCCTATGTCGGTCTGACCTTCGAATCGCAGTTTCTCGATGCATCCGACTCCCTGAAGCACCGCTACCTGAACCCCATTGACCTGACCGAAGCGACCGGCTTTGCCCGCACGCTGATTGAAAAACCCGACGTCAATGTTTTGACGACGCGTTTAGGTTTCGGCCTCAAGCAGCGCTTCACCGCCTTTTCCGATCCGGCGGATCCCACCCATGAGAAAACGCTGCGCCAGAACACCAATGACGGTGGTATTGAATGGGTGACCCATCTGGTGCTGGGCTCACCCAAGAAGCCCTATAACTTCGACTCGCGGCTGACGGTTTTTCAGGCGCTGTTCCACTCGATTCACAGCGATATCGCGCTGCCCCCACAGAATGACAATTGGAAAACTGCCACGGCCAACTGGGACAATACGGTCAGTGTGAACGTTACCAAGATTCTGCAGGTCGGTTTGGCCTGGCAGCTTCTGTATGACAAGCAGATTGCCCTCGGTGGCCG
This region includes:
- a CDS encoding DUF3078 domain-containing protein, giving the protein MFGKQILLVLTAHLILVLFSASLFAAPPAPSPWRLQMESNLGLAQSSYSNNWVGGEAGSMTWVSNFLGKAERQFSTSWFEGNELKLQFGQTHSQRQSDKHWLPPQKSADQIRYDGIVRYTRGWFVDPYVGLTFESQFLDASDSLKHRYLNPIDLTEATGFARTLIEKPDVNVLTTRLGFGLKQRFTAFSDPADPTHEKTLRQNTNDGGIEWVTHLVLGSPKKPYNFDSRLTVFQALFHSIHSDIALPPQNDNWKTATANWDNTVSVNVTKILQVGLAWQLLYDKQIALGGRFRETLSLGLAYKFANYTEEKK